A part of Bacillus thuringiensis genomic DNA contains:
- the gerD gene encoding spore germination protein GerD, which produces MKRMLLVLTSSFLFLVLVACAQGKEAKSELDYDQTKKMIVDILKTDQGKKAIQDVLTDEKMKQALILDETVVKKTIEDAMVSDKGQQFWEKLFKDPEFSSKFAKSMGKEQTTLMKTLLKDPEYQAGVIEIMKNPEVEKMMLQTMKSKEYRQYLQQVLTETAESPLFQAKMIDIISKGVQKAEKSGSDKKEAGGEGGSQDGKKEQQ; this is translated from the coding sequence ATGAAACGGATGCTGCTCGTTTTGACTTCTTCTTTTTTATTTCTTGTACTTGTAGCATGTGCACAAGGAAAAGAAGCAAAGTCCGAACTTGATTATGATCAAACGAAGAAAATGATTGTTGATATTTTAAAAACCGATCAAGGTAAGAAAGCTATTCAAGATGTATTAACTGATGAAAAAATGAAACAAGCACTCATACTAGATGAAACAGTAGTAAAGAAAACGATTGAAGATGCAATGGTATCCGACAAAGGGCAACAATTCTGGGAAAAGCTCTTTAAAGACCCTGAGTTCTCATCGAAATTCGCTAAAAGTATGGGGAAAGAACAAACAACCTTAATGAAAACATTACTAAAAGACCCTGAATACCAAGCAGGCGTTATAGAAATTATGAAAAATCCTGAAGTAGAAAAAATGATGTTACAAACAATGAAGAGCAAAGAATACCGTCAATATTTACAACAAGTACTAACAGAAACTGCTGAAAGCCCACTCTTCCAAGCTAAGATGATTGATATTATTAGTAAAGGTGTACAAAAGGCCGAAAAAAGTGGATCCGATAAAAAGGAAGCAGGCGGTGAAGGTGGTTCCCAAGACGGTAAAAAGGAGCAGCAGTAA
- a CDS encoding DNA-directed RNA polymerase subunit alpha, translated as MIEIEKPKIETVELNEDAKYGKFVIEPLERGYGTTLGNSLRRILLSSLPGAAVTAIQIDGVLHEFSTVEGVVEDVTTIILNLKKLALKIYSEEEKTLEIDVQGEGIVTAADITHDSDVEILNPDLHIATLAKNAHFRMRLTAKRGRGYTPADANKSEDQPIGVIPIDSIYTPVSRVTYQVEKTRVGQVANYDKLTLDVWTDGSIGPKEAISLGAKILTEHLNIFVGLTDEAQNAEIMVEKEEDQKEKVLEMTIEELDLSVRSYNCLKRAGINTVQELANKTEEDMMKVRNLGRKSLEEVKHKLEELGLGLRKDD; from the coding sequence ATGATTGAAATCGAAAAGCCGAAAATCGAAACGGTTGAACTTAACGAAGATGCTAAATATGGTAAATTCGTAATTGAACCGCTTGAGCGTGGATATGGTACTACTTTGGGTAACTCCTTACGTCGTATTCTTTTATCCTCACTCCCTGGTGCCGCTGTTACTGCTATCCAAATCGATGGCGTATTACATGAATTTTCAACAGTTGAGGGCGTAGTAGAAGACGTTACGACGATCATCTTAAACTTGAAAAAGTTAGCTCTTAAAATCTACTCTGAAGAAGAGAAGACGTTGGAAATTGATGTGCAGGGCGAAGGTATTGTCACAGCTGCTGATATTACTCACGATAGTGATGTAGAAATCTTAAATCCAGATTTACACATTGCAACGTTAGCAAAAAATGCGCATTTCCGCATGCGTTTAACTGCAAAGCGTGGCCGTGGGTATACGCCAGCTGATGCAAATAAAAGCGAAGATCAACCAATAGGAGTAATTCCTATTGATTCTATTTATACTCCAGTATCACGTGTGACTTACCAAGTGGAAAAGACACGTGTCGGACAAGTGGCTAATTATGATAAGCTTACGCTTGATGTATGGACGGATGGAAGCATCGGGCCAAAAGAAGCTATCTCTTTAGGTGCCAAAATCTTAACTGAGCATTTAAATATCTTTGTTGGTTTAACTGATGAAGCACAAAATGCTGAGATTATGGTCGAGAAGGAAGAAGATCAAAAAGAGAAAGTTCTTGAGATGACTATCGAAGAACTAGATCTTTCTGTTCGTTCTTATAATTGCCTAAAACGTGCAGGAATTAATACTGTACAAGAGCTTGCGAACAAAACAGAAGAAGATATGATGAAAGTTCGTAACTTAGGACGTAAATCCTTAGAAGAAGTTAAACATAAACTTGAGGAATTAGGTTTAGGTTTACGTAAAGACGACTGA
- a CDS encoding Mrp/NBP35 family ATP-binding protein: MVTKEQIVEALEGIVDPFLHKTLKETGAIKEVTVKPEKEHVSVKIAIVKTGTAEQMQLQSGIVKLVKELGAATVGLRFAEFTEEELTQFAPEQEEEQIESLLSPNSKTTFLAVASGKGGVGKSTVSVNLAIALARLGKKVGIIDADIYGFSVPDMMGIEKRPVVRGDKIIPVERLGVKVISMGFFVEDNAPVIWRGPMLGKMLNHFFTEVEWGDLDYLVLDLPPGTGDVALDLHSMLPACKEIIVTTPHPTAAFVAARAGAMALRTEHSILGVVENMAYFESKTTGEKEYVFGRGGGDKLATELQTEVLGRIPLQQPDWNKEDFAPSVYEDTHMTGLIYRTIAETVIDKIAVAQK, translated from the coding sequence ATGGTAACGAAAGAGCAAATAGTGGAAGCGTTAGAAGGGATTGTAGATCCGTTTTTACATAAAACGTTAAAAGAAACAGGGGCAATTAAAGAGGTAACAGTTAAGCCTGAGAAGGAACATGTAAGTGTTAAAATTGCAATCGTAAAAACCGGTACAGCGGAACAAATGCAATTGCAATCTGGAATTGTAAAGTTAGTTAAAGAACTAGGAGCGGCAACAGTAGGGCTTCGCTTTGCAGAATTCACAGAAGAGGAATTAACTCAGTTTGCACCAGAACAGGAAGAAGAGCAAATTGAATCTTTATTGTCACCAAATTCAAAAACTACATTTTTAGCAGTGGCGAGTGGAAAAGGTGGGGTAGGGAAATCGACAGTTTCTGTTAACCTTGCTATTGCTCTAGCTCGTCTAGGGAAAAAGGTTGGTATCATTGATGCTGATATTTACGGTTTTAGCGTACCGGATATGATGGGGATAGAAAAACGTCCTGTTGTAAGAGGGGATAAAATTATTCCAGTGGAGCGTCTAGGTGTAAAGGTAATCTCAATGGGGTTCTTTGTAGAAGATAATGCACCGGTTATTTGGAGAGGGCCTATGCTTGGGAAAATGTTAAATCACTTCTTTACAGAAGTAGAATGGGGCGATTTAGACTATTTAGTTTTAGATTTACCACCGGGTACAGGTGATGTTGCGCTAGACTTACATTCGATGTTGCCGGCTTGTAAAGAGATTATTGTAACAACACCGCATCCAACAGCAGCATTTGTAGCAGCGCGCGCTGGAGCCATGGCTTTACGTACAGAACATAGTATTCTTGGTGTTGTTGAAAATATGGCGTATTTTGAAAGTAAAACAACTGGTGAAAAAGAATATGTGTTTGGAAGAGGTGGCGGAGATAAATTAGCTACAGAACTTCAAACAGAAGTACTTGGCAGAATCCCGCTTCAACAACCTGATTGGAATAAAGAAGACTTTGCACCGTCAGTATATGAAGATACACATATGACGGGTCTTATTTATCGCACGATAGCTGAGACGGTAATTGATAAAATAGCTGTCGCGCAAAAATAA
- the cwlD gene encoding N-acetylmuramoyl-L-alanine amidase CwlD, producing the protein MKRIRIISFALAAVVLFFLVKQEFQITKSWRAWNLPLSGKVIVLDAGHGGPDGGAVGGKDIIEKDITLEITKKVQDYLQEQGALVILTREGDYDLAQKDTKSYSRRKAEDLKKRVEIINKPDVDFFASIHLNALTSSGSKGAQTFYYRSSIENERAAKFIQAELRTSLENTNRSAKTISHVYLLKYAKTPGALIEAGFLSNVNERYMLNSEKYQQKVAAAVYRGILRYFTEKGNPPE; encoded by the coding sequence ATGAAGAGAATTCGAATTATCTCTTTTGCACTCGCTGCGGTTGTTTTGTTTTTTTTAGTCAAACAAGAATTTCAAATTACAAAATCGTGGCGAGCTTGGAATTTACCCTTATCAGGGAAAGTGATTGTATTAGATGCTGGGCATGGTGGACCAGACGGAGGGGCTGTTGGTGGAAAAGATATTATAGAAAAAGATATTACGCTTGAGATTACAAAGAAGGTACAAGATTATTTACAAGAACAAGGTGCACTAGTTATTTTAACACGTGAGGGAGATTATGATTTAGCTCAGAAAGATACAAAATCATATAGTAGACGTAAAGCAGAAGATTTAAAAAAACGTGTAGAGATTATTAATAAACCTGATGTAGACTTTTTTGCGAGTATTCATTTAAATGCTTTGACTAGTAGTGGATCGAAAGGCGCACAAACGTTCTATTACCGTTCTTCGATTGAAAATGAACGTGCTGCAAAATTTATACAAGCTGAATTGAGAACGAGTTTAGAGAATACGAATCGTTCTGCTAAAACAATTTCTCATGTGTATTTATTAAAGTATGCGAAAACACCAGGTGCTTTAATTGAAGCTGGCTTTTTATCGAATGTAAACGAAAGGTATATGTTAAATTCGGAGAAATATCAGCAAAAGGTAGCGGCTGCAGTATATCGTGGTATATTACGCTATTTCACGGAAAAAGGAAATCCTCCAGAATAA
- the truA gene encoding tRNA pseudouridine(38-40) synthase TruA encodes MDRIKCTVAYDGMHFCGYQIQPQHRTVQQEIEKALQKLHKGELVRVQASGRTDSTVHAKGQVIHFDTPLSLEEWQWGNALNTMLPDDIVIRQVEKKTEEFHARYGVERKEYRYRVLLSKTADVFRRNYVYQYPYPLEINSIRKAIPYFIGTHDFTSFCSAKTDKKDKVRTIYEIELIEQDDELIFRFVGNGFLYNMVRIIVGTLLSVGQGKLDPDSIPEILAKQNRQFAGKMAPGHGLYLWQVNYNN; translated from the coding sequence ATGGATAGAATAAAATGTACGGTTGCATATGATGGCATGCATTTTTGTGGTTATCAAATTCAGCCGCAGCATCGTACTGTTCAACAAGAGATTGAAAAAGCTTTGCAGAAATTGCATAAAGGAGAACTTGTTCGTGTTCAGGCATCGGGTAGAACGGATTCTACCGTTCACGCCAAAGGACAAGTCATACACTTTGATACACCTTTGTCTCTTGAAGAGTGGCAATGGGGTAATGCATTAAACACAATGTTGCCAGATGATATTGTTATCAGACAGGTAGAGAAAAAAACAGAAGAGTTTCATGCACGTTACGGTGTTGAGAGAAAAGAATATCGTTATCGTGTGTTATTATCAAAGACTGCGGATGTATTCCGTAGAAATTACGTATATCAATATCCATATCCGCTCGAAATTAACTCTATACGAAAAGCGATTCCTTATTTTATTGGAACGCATGACTTCACTTCTTTTTGTTCGGCAAAAACTGACAAAAAAGATAAAGTGAGAACAATTTATGAAATTGAGCTAATCGAGCAAGACGATGAATTAATTTTTCGTTTTGTAGGTAATGGATTTTTATATAATATGGTCAGAATTATTGTTGGTACGTTACTGAGCGTAGGGCAAGGAAAGCTTGATCCAGATAGCATTCCAGAGATTCTAGCGAAACAAAATCGTCAGTTTGCTGGAAAGATGGCTCCTGGTCATGGGCTTTACTTATGGCAGGTAAACTATAACAACTAA
- the rpsI gene encoding 30S ribosomal protein S9 yields the protein MAQVQYYGTGRRKSSVARVRLVPGEGRVIINGRDFENYIPFAALREVVKQPLVATETLGNYDVLVNVNGGGYTGQAGAIRHGISRALLKADPEYRLTLKRAGLLTRDARMKERKKYGLKGARRAPQFSKR from the coding sequence TTGGCACAGGTTCAATACTATGGCACTGGACGTCGTAAGAGTTCAGTAGCGCGCGTACGCCTAGTTCCAGGCGAAGGACGCGTTATCATTAACGGTCGTGATTTTGAAAACTATATCCCATTTGCTGCATTACGTGAAGTAGTGAAACAACCTCTAGTTGCAACAGAAACTTTAGGTAACTACGATGTACTTGTAAACGTAAATGGTGGTGGATACACTGGTCAAGCTGGTGCTATTCGTCACGGTATTTCTCGCGCTTTATTAAAAGCTGATCCAGAATACCGTCTAACACTAAAACGTGCAGGTCTATTAACTCGTGACGCACGTATGAAAGAGCGTAAAAAATACGGTCTTAAAGGCGCACGTCGTGCACCTCAGTTCTCAAAACGTTAA
- a CDS encoding energy-coupling factor transporter transmembrane component T family protein yields MQQLIIGRYIPGNSLIHQLDPRTKLLIVFLYVFVVFLANNAISYGFLFLYALIALFFAKVPIRYVLSGLKPILWIFLFTFFLHIFTNKEGEVLFQLGWFSIHEKGLEQGIYISIRFFVIILMTTLLTLTTTPIEITDGLETLLKPLKRIKVPVHEIALMMSISLRFIPTLMDETSKIMKAQSSRGIDFAGGPIKDRMKAIISLLVPLFISAFKRAEDLAIAMEARGYQSGEGRTKFRQLRWKTSDTVTIISLFCLACILAWVRS; encoded by the coding sequence ATGCAGCAGTTGATTATTGGAAGGTATATTCCAGGGAATTCTCTTATTCATCAACTTGATCCACGTACGAAGCTGCTGATTGTCTTTTTATATGTATTTGTTGTTTTCTTAGCAAATAATGCGATTTCATATGGATTTTTATTTTTATATGCACTCATTGCTTTATTTTTTGCAAAAGTGCCGATTCGTTATGTACTTTCGGGCTTAAAACCAATTCTATGGATTTTTCTTTTTACATTTTTCCTGCATATTTTTACAAATAAAGAAGGGGAAGTACTATTCCAGCTTGGTTGGTTTTCAATACATGAAAAAGGATTAGAGCAAGGGATATACATTTCTATACGATTCTTCGTCATTATTTTAATGACGACATTATTAACGTTAACGACGACACCTATTGAGATTACAGATGGTTTGGAGACGTTATTAAAGCCGTTGAAGCGTATAAAAGTTCCTGTTCATGAAATCGCATTAATGATGTCAATTTCTCTTCGTTTTATTCCGACATTAATGGATGAAACGAGTAAAATAATGAAGGCACAATCGTCACGTGGTATTGATTTCGCAGGAGGACCGATAAAAGATAGGATGAAAGCTATTATCTCACTACTGGTTCCTCTATTTATCAGTGCTTTTAAGCGTGCTGAGGACTTAGCAATTGCTATGGAGGCTCGTGGATATCAAAGTGGCGAAGGACGTACTAAATTTAGGCAACTACGCTGGAAAACAAGCGATACAGTAACGATTATAAGCTTATTTTGTTTAGCTTGTATTTTGGCATGGGTGCGATCGTAA
- a CDS encoding energy-coupling factor ABC transporter ATP-binding protein, which translates to MEITFQKVEHRYQYKTPFERRALYDVDVSFPSGGYYAIIGHTGSGKSTMIQHLNGLLQPTNGTVQIGEHFISAGKKEKKLKPLRKKVGVVFQFPEHQLFEETVEKDICFGPTNFGVSVEEAKQKAREAIELVGLEPALLTRSPFELSGGQMRRVAIAGVLAMEPEVLVLDEPTAGLDPKGQNELMEMFYKLHKEKGLTVILVTHNMEDAAKYAEQVVVMHKGTVFLQGSAEEVFSHADELEKIGVDLPMSLKYKRAIEEKFGISIPKATLSLEDLTHEVVQVLRKGGHESCSS; encoded by the coding sequence TTGGAGATTACATTCCAAAAAGTAGAACATCGTTATCAATATAAAACTCCATTTGAAAGACGCGCACTTTATGATGTAGACGTGTCGTTTCCAAGTGGGGGCTATTATGCCATTATCGGTCATACTGGTTCAGGTAAGTCGACGATGATTCAACATTTAAATGGTTTATTGCAGCCGACGAATGGCACAGTTCAAATTGGTGAACACTTCATTTCGGCAGGAAAGAAAGAAAAAAAGCTAAAGCCACTACGTAAAAAGGTAGGGGTTGTCTTTCAATTCCCAGAACATCAGTTGTTTGAAGAGACTGTGGAGAAAGATATTTGTTTCGGCCCTACTAATTTTGGGGTATCTGTAGAAGAAGCGAAACAAAAGGCAAGAGAGGCAATTGAACTTGTAGGGTTAGAGCCAGCACTGTTAACACGTTCACCGTTCGAGTTAAGTGGTGGGCAAATGAGGCGTGTTGCGATAGCGGGCGTATTGGCAATGGAACCCGAAGTGCTTGTATTAGATGAACCTACAGCAGGGCTAGATCCAAAAGGGCAGAATGAACTTATGGAGATGTTTTATAAGCTACATAAGGAAAAAGGTCTTACAGTTATCCTAGTAACACATAATATGGAGGATGCTGCTAAGTATGCGGAGCAGGTTGTAGTCATGCATAAAGGAACGGTCTTTTTGCAAGGAAGTGCAGAGGAAGTATTTTCACATGCTGATGAACTAGAGAAAATTGGCGTGGATCTTCCTATGTCTTTAAAGTATAAACGTGCAATTGAAGAGAAGTTTGGCATTTCAATCCCAAAGGCTACCTTATCTTTAGAGGATCTTACTCATGAAGTTGTGCAGGTGTTACGAAAAGGTGGTCATGAATCATGCAGCAGTTGA
- a CDS encoding energy-coupling factor ABC transporter ATP-binding protein: MKKEKLRTENISFQYPGAATYALKDVSFSLYEGEWVSVIGQNGSGKSTLAKLLNGLFLPEAGTITVNDTMVLSEETVWDVRKQIGMVFQNPDNQFVGTTVQDDVVFGLENIGMPREQMVERLDQALKLVRMEDFLNDEPHSLSGGQKQRVAIAGVLALQPSILILDEATSMLDPQGRREVVETVRQLVNQKGITVLSITHDLEEAAQSDRIIILNKGEILEEGTPKQIFKSSHMLQEIGLDVPFSVKIAELLKRNEILLQNTHLTMESLVNELWRLHSKK; this comes from the coding sequence TTGAAAAAAGAGAAACTTCGGACAGAAAATATATCATTTCAATATCCTGGGGCAGCCACTTATGCATTAAAAGATGTCTCATTTTCTTTGTATGAGGGAGAATGGGTATCTGTTATTGGACAAAACGGTTCAGGGAAGTCTACACTTGCAAAATTATTGAATGGTTTGTTTTTGCCGGAAGCAGGGACTATTACAGTAAATGATACAATGGTTTTATCAGAGGAAACGGTATGGGATGTTCGAAAACAAATTGGGATGGTATTTCAAAATCCAGACAATCAATTTGTTGGAACGACAGTGCAAGACGACGTTGTTTTTGGCTTAGAGAATATCGGAATGCCAAGAGAGCAAATGGTAGAAAGATTAGATCAGGCCCTCAAACTTGTCCGTATGGAAGATTTTCTTAATGATGAACCTCATTCGTTATCTGGTGGGCAAAAACAACGAGTGGCAATAGCAGGCGTTTTAGCACTTCAGCCATCTATTTTGATATTAGATGAAGCAACGTCAATGCTAGATCCTCAAGGGAGACGTGAAGTAGTAGAAACGGTTAGACAACTTGTTAATCAAAAAGGTATTACCGTGTTATCAATTACGCACGATTTAGAAGAAGCGGCACAATCAGACCGTATCATTATTTTAAATAAGGGAGAAATATTAGAGGAAGGGACTCCAAAACAAATCTTCAAGTCCTCTCATATGCTCCAAGAAATTGGATTAGATGTACCATTTTCAGTGAAAATAGCAGAATTATTAAAAAGAAATGAAATTCTCTTGCAAAATACGCATCTTACAATGGAAAGCTTGGTGAACGAACTTTGGAGATTACATTCCAAAAAGTAG
- the rplM gene encoding 50S ribosomal protein L13, translating to MRTTFMAKANEVERKWYVVDAEGQTLGRLSTEVASILRGKNKPTFTPHVDTGDHVIIINAEKIHLTGNKLNDKIYYRHTNHPGGLKQRTALEMRTNYPVQMLELAIKGMLPKGRLGRQVSKKLNVYAGAEHPHQAQKPEVYELRG from the coding sequence ATGCGTACGACTTTTATGGCAAAAGCTAACGAAGTTGAGCGTAAATGGTATGTGGTTGATGCTGAAGGTCAAACTTTAGGTCGCCTATCTACGGAAGTAGCATCTATTTTACGCGGTAAAAACAAACCTACATTTACACCACACGTTGACACGGGTGATCATGTAATTATTATTAACGCTGAGAAAATTCATTTAACAGGTAATAAATTAAACGATAAAATTTACTACCGTCACACTAACCACCCAGGTGGACTTAAACAAAGAACAGCTCTAGAAATGCGTACAAACTACCCTGTACAAATGTTAGAGCTTGCAATTAAAGGCATGCTTCCAAAAGGACGCTTAGGCCGTCAAGTTTCTAAGAAACTAAACGTGTATGCTGGAGCAGAGCATCCACACCAAGCACAAAAACCAGAAGTTTACGAACTTCGCGGATAA
- a CDS encoding YbaK family protein, giving the protein MNVIVSLQEKQKEKQLKYERKMLRELSLKTLRSNIRDAFQMQELHRQYEDYCIELGIESYLLGARYSKFGYYGESFFDVKYRALEEEQQLTETLFQFLTSMTMREIKLQDEELLFESCQQFIGLWWQEGYEKGERRYRLKLH; this is encoded by the coding sequence ATGAATGTCATTGTCAGCTTACAAGAAAAACAAAAAGAAAAGCAGCTGAAATATGAACGGAAGATGCTGCGAGAATTATCATTAAAAACATTACGTTCAAATATTAGAGATGCCTTTCAGATGCAGGAACTTCATCGTCAGTATGAAGATTACTGTATTGAATTAGGGATAGAATCGTATTTATTAGGAGCGAGATACAGTAAGTTTGGTTATTATGGCGAATCATTCTTTGATGTGAAATATAGAGCCTTAGAAGAAGAGCAACAATTAACGGAAACACTATTTCAATTTTTAACGAGCATGACTATGAGGGAAATTAAGTTACAAGATGAGGAATTACTTTTTGAATCTTGTCAGCAGTTTATTGGCTTATGGTGGCAGGAAGGATATGAAAAAGGTGAAAGAAGATATCGATTAAAGCTTCATTAA
- the rplQ gene encoding 50S ribosomal protein L17 translates to MAYRKLGRTSAQRKAMLRDLATDLIINERIQTTETRAKELRSVVEKMITLGKRGDLHARRQAAAFIRNEVANAETGQDALQKLFADVAPRYAERQGGYTRIAKIGPRRGDAAPMVIIELV, encoded by the coding sequence ATGGCATACAGAAAATTAGGCCGTACAAGTGCGCAACGTAAAGCTATGTTACGTGATTTAGCTACTGATTTAATTATCAACGAGCGCATCCAAACGACAGAAACTCGTGCAAAAGAACTTCGTTCTGTAGTGGAAAAAATGATCACTTTAGGTAAACGCGGAGATCTTCATGCTCGCCGTCAAGCTGCAGCTTTCATTCGCAATGAAGTAGCTAACGCTGAGACTGGTCAAGATGCACTTCAAAAATTATTCGCTGATGTAGCTCCACGCTATGCTGAGCGCCAAGGCGGATACACTCGTATTGCAAAAATTGGTCCACGTCGCGGAGACGCAGCACCAATGGTAATTATCGAGTTAGTATAA
- the pdaB gene encoding polysaccharide deacetylase family sporulation protein PdaB produces the protein MFFFFITSKRAFKHISLIVILSLFTAWLLFLKTYSHESAFSTATGPKVIYKGDISKKQVAFTFDISWGDKKAIPILDTLKEKDIKNATFFLSAAWAERHPDVVERIIKDGHEVGSMGYNYTSYTSLETNEIRSDLLRAQDVFTKLGVKQVKLLRPPSGDFNKATLKIAESLGYTIVHWSNNSNDWKNPGVNNIVSNVSNNLKGGDIVLLHASDSALQTNKALPLLLQKLKSDGYEQISVSQLISNTSTKSEDVK, from the coding sequence ATGTTTTTCTTTTTTATTACGAGTAAACGAGCTTTTAAACACATTAGCTTAATAGTGATACTTTCCTTATTTACAGCATGGCTTCTCTTTTTGAAAACATATTCACATGAATCTGCTTTTTCAACTGCTACAGGACCTAAAGTTATTTACAAAGGAGACATCTCTAAAAAACAAGTTGCATTCACGTTTGATATTAGTTGGGGAGACAAAAAAGCAATTCCAATCCTTGATACACTTAAAGAAAAAGACATTAAGAATGCAACCTTCTTCCTTTCTGCTGCATGGGCAGAAAGACACCCTGATGTTGTTGAACGCATCATAAAAGATGGACATGAAGTCGGGAGTATGGGTTATAACTACACGTCCTACACTTCTCTAGAGACAAATGAAATACGAAGCGATCTTTTACGAGCACAAGATGTTTTTACAAAACTCGGCGTGAAACAAGTCAAACTATTACGTCCACCTAGTGGAGACTTTAACAAAGCAACACTTAAAATAGCAGAATCACTCGGATACACCATCGTCCATTGGAGCAATAACTCAAACGACTGGAAAAACCCAGGTGTAAACAATATCGTTTCCAATGTCTCTAATAATTTAAAAGGTGGAGATATCGTCTTATTACATGCATCCGATTCTGCTCTTCAAACAAATAAAGCTTTACCACTGCTTCTACAAAAATTAAAAAGTGACGGATATGAGCAAATATCAGTATCACAACTTATTTCCAACACAAGTACGAAAAGTGAAGATGTAAAGTAA
- the kbaA gene encoding KinB signaling pathway activation protein KbaA: protein MNSRKWVRLFFTTLFLGGISTVILGFVLEWDKYVKFFQNFDGKEILAVSFWLMGVGFIFSVISQMGFFAYLTIHRFGLGMFRSPSLWNAVQLFFIAFVLFDFVYLRSVLIANGEVSLGNNILVAGVLFVFGAIVAYIKSKETNRKAFVPALFFMVVVTILEWVPALRINDTDWLYLMVIPLLLCNAYQLLILHRLIGKTSKSA from the coding sequence GTGAATAGCCGCAAGTGGGTACGACTATTTTTTACGACGTTGTTTCTTGGTGGGATTAGTACAGTCATTCTTGGTTTTGTTTTGGAGTGGGACAAGTATGTTAAATTTTTTCAAAATTTCGACGGAAAGGAAATTCTAGCAGTTTCTTTCTGGTTGATGGGTGTAGGATTTATTTTTAGTGTTATAAGTCAAATGGGATTCTTTGCCTATTTAACAATCCATCGTTTTGGACTAGGTATGTTCCGATCACCTTCTTTATGGAATGCAGTCCAGCTCTTCTTTATTGCATTCGTTTTATTTGATTTCGTGTATTTAAGATCCGTATTGATTGCAAATGGGGAAGTTTCATTAGGGAATAATATACTTGTTGCGGGTGTGCTATTTGTGTTTGGGGCGATTGTTGCTTACATAAAAAGTAAAGAAACGAATAGAAAGGCATTTGTGCCCGCTTTGTTCTTTATGGTTGTTGTAACGATTCTTGAGTGGGTACCAGCGCTTCGTATTAATGATACAGATTGGTTATATTTAATGGTGATACCACTTTTATTATGTAATGCATATCAGTTACTTATATTACATCGTTTAATTGGAAAGACGAGTAAGTCGGCTTAA